The Rhodopirellula islandica genomic interval GATGGTACTGCATCGTTCCCAGACTCGGATGTTCTTCTTCGAGCCAAATCTCGACTCGTTGCAACTTCGCAAGTGTTTCGGAAGGGATCAGAATCTGGATGCGTTGCAGATGGTTGGCAAGCATCGTCAGCGAGCGGTGTTCTTTCTCGGAAGCATCGTCACCCGAAACAGTTTCACCCAAGAGAACGGGTTCGATGTGCACTCTCCAGCCTTCGATCTCACGGACCACCGGATCGAATCGCGGGGGCGATTGGGCTGGGCCGTCGTTTGCCAACACCGGCGTCAGAACCGCCAGGCAAAGAAACGAGAGACCAAGCAGCCTCCCGGTGGAAGGTATCCGGATGGCTTGGTTCATCATCGGCTCTTGGTCGCATTGGGAGGTTCGACTGCGAAAGTCAGTCGGCCTTCACCATGTCCATGAAGCCGATCATCATTTCATTCCAACTTTGGTCGCCCCATCCAACGGTCTGGGAAGGATCGGGGTTGCTCAGATTGTATTCCGAGTTGTCAAAGACCGCACGGCAGTGGACGACGGTCCCCCGAGGCAATTTTCGAGGTTCCTTCAGGATGTACTTCATCTGCCAGTTGAAATCGTAGGCGGGAACGTCCAGCAGGATTTCTTCTTCGCCATTGGGGAAGTGCGCCGTGTAGCGGAACGCTTTGCCGCGCAGGTGCATGTGTGGTGTCATCCCAAGCAGTTCGATGTCCCTTCGGACGGTGTGCTTCGCCGTCACCACGTGGTTGGCTTCGCCAGGTGGGATTCTGAATTTTGTTTCGATCGCGATGGCGCCTTCCAGTTCTCGGTCCACATTGGCTTTGTCGGTGAACTTGACCCCGATGTACGACAGATCGCTTTGGGCGGTGCCGTTGGGGGTGTAGTGCATCTCAAACAACAGCTTGCTGCCGGCTTCCGCATGGATCGCGACCCCGTCATCCAGATCGACCGGGGTGCTGCCGGGAGCGTAGCCCACCAACACCTTTCGTAGATCCACATTCCTGCCGCCCGGCGGGATCACATAGACCAAGATATGGTGAACAACGGCTCGGTTTTGAGGGCGTGCTTCGCAGGCAATGACGAACTTGTCCTCGTCCCAACCAGGATCGATCACGAATCGTTGATAGTCGACCACTCCTTCGGCGGGCACCTCGAATGGTTTGTCTCGCATTGGGATGACTTGATCGGGCTCGCCAATCTGCCATCCCGTGATGAACACGGGAGGTTCGGGCAGGTCCGACGGATCACCCTCGGGCATCCCACCATCGACCCATTGTTCAATCAAGTCCTTTTCTTCCTCGGACAACCGCGCGTCGTTGGCGAATTCGCCGTGTGCCGGGTTGGCCGACCAAGGCGGCATGCGGTTGTTGCCGATCACTTCGAGGATCGTGTCCTCCCATCCCTGCGTGTCTTCGTAGCTGGTCAGGGTGAACGGCGCGATTTCGCCGTCGCGGTGGCAAGTGACGCATCGTGAATTGAAAATCGGTGCGATGTGTTGGGTGTAGGTGATCTCGCCCAGTTCCGCGACTTCTTTGGTTCGTCCGATGTGGCAACCAACGGCCTCCGTCTTTGGTTGGGTGATCGATTTTCCGGCCAGCAGTTCTTCCACCGCGATGGCCAAATCGGAACGTGTCTTCTTGTCGCGAGCGTAGCCGACTCCGTACTGGTCATCGATGCGGCCGTGGTAGCGAATGACGCGATCGGCATCGATCAGGAAAACCTCGGGGGTTCGTTCGGCTTTCATTGCATCCGCGACGACGTTGCCTTTGTCCTTCAGCATCGGAAAGGCGATTTCGTGACGATGCACGTAGGCAGCCATTTCGGTCAGGCTGTCTTGTTTGTTGGAGTTGATCCCGATGACCTGGAGGCCGCGATCTCCGAATTTTTCCTGAAGGTCATTCAGTCGTGGACCATACAGTTTTGCCAGCGGGCACTCGGTTCCCAGGAAGACAATCGCCGCGCACTTCTTGCCCTCGAAATCGCTTAGCGAAACGGGTTTGCCGTAGGCGTTGGGCAGCGTGAACGTTGCGACCTGCTCTCCGATCGGAGAAGTGTCCGAACCTTCGGACTGGCGACCCGTCGCGGCATTGGCGAACGGGAACCAGGCATTTCCACCAATCAAGCATACGACTGCGAAGCAAACCAAACGACGATGCATCAGAGACCTCGGGCGGAGAGAATCAACAGGAAACGCTAGTTTCGCTGAAATGCGGTGGGCGTGTCACCCGCAGTTCCGTCTCGAATTGTACCGAGGTGTTCGACGCCGTGGCGGAAAGGCCGGTTGGGATGCCTTCGGGCGGAACTCCCAGGGATCCGAATTCTGGCAAATCCGGCTACGGGAATGGCACGCCCCGATGCTCAAGACGCGGCGGAATCCTACGGCAGTTCGAGTTCGCCCGACCAAGGCTGGTTGTCGCGGTACCAATCGACGGATGCGGCCAGTCCCTCGTTCAGTTCCACTTTCGGTGTCCAGCCGATCAATTCTTTTGCCTTGCTGATGTCGGCAGAGGTGATTTTGACATCGGCTTTGTGGAACGTCTTGTGTTCGACCTTGGCTTTCTTGCCCAGCAAGTTTTCGAGTCGACCGATGATGTCGTTCAAAGAGACTGGGGTTCCGCCGCCGCCCAAGTTGATGACTTCGTATCCAACGGGCTGCAGTGCCGCGATCGTTCCGGCGGCGATGTCGGAAACATAGGTGAAATCGCGAGATTGTTCGCCATCACCAAACAATTCGATCGGCGTGCCTTCGTCGATCCATTTGATGAATCGGAAGATGCACATGTCGGGACGTCCCGCGGGACCGTAGACGGTGAAGTAGCGGCAAACCGAGACGTCGATGTCGTACAAATGATGGTACGAGTAAGCCATCGCTTCGGCGGCTTTCTTGCTGGCCGCGTAAGGCGAGATTGGCGTGTTGACGGACAGCGTTTCGACAAACGGCATCGGTTGACCGGCGTACAAAGACGAAGTCGACGCGAGCACATACTTCTTCACGCCGACGCGCCGCATTTGGTCCAGCAGGTTGAGGCTGCCCATCGCGTTGGTCGTCATGTAGACGTGCGGGTTCTCCATGCTGTATCGGACACCAGCACGAGCGGCCAAGTTCAGCACCGCATCGAATGAATTATCGTCGAAGAGTTTCTGCAGCGTCGATGAGTCTTCGATGTCGCCCCGCACAAACGTGAACGCGTCGCCTTGCGAGGTCAGTTTCTCCAATCGGTGCTCTTTCAACTGCACGTCGTAGTAGTCGTTGACGTTGTCGATGCCGACCACGCGGTGACCGTCCGCCAGCAACTGCGAGGCGACTTCGTTGGCGATGAAACCAGCGCATCCGGTAACCAGGTACGTTTTGGACGACGAATCGGGCATCAGTTCGTGGCTCTCGGTTCGGGGTTGTGGAAAGTTCGCTGGGGTTCGGCGAGGTTCAAACTATAGTGGGCGGCCAGTTCCTCCATCCGATTTGCCACGCAGTCTAGTCAATGAAACGTCCTAAAATAGCCGTCTTCTTTGGAACCCGTCCCGAAGCGATCAAGGTCGCGCCGGTGATCAAAAGACTCGCGACGGACGACCGATTCAAATTGCTGTCGGTTTCCACGGGCCAGCACCGCGAAATGCTGGACCAAGTGATCGATATTTTCGATTTGCCGGTGCACCATGATTTGGGGGTGATGACGCCCGGGCAAACTCTGGCCGGCCTGTCCTCGAAATTGATCGCGTCGATCGATCAAATTCTCGAAGCCGAGCAACCTGATTTCGCTCTTGTTCAAGGCGATACAACCACGGTTCTGATGGCCTCGCTGGCATGCTTCTATCGCCGCATTCCAACCGGTCACATCGAAGCCGGTCTGCGAACGGGCAACCTGGCCAGTCCCTTCCCGGAAGAAGCCAATCGGGTGCTGGCCAGTCCCATCAGCACGTTGCACTTTGCCCCGACCTCGGTCAGCGAAGCGAACTTGCTGCGAGAACGCATCGATCCCGCGAAGATCTTTGTGACGGGGAACACGGTGATCGATGCGTTGCACCTGGAGGTTCAACAACAATCCAATCCCGATGTCGCAGCGAAGATCGATGAAGAACTGGGGGCGGTTCTGCCGAGCGATTGGCGCGACAAACGGTTTGTGTTGATCACCGGCCACCGCCGCGAAAATTTTGGTGGTGGCTTCGATGAAATCTGCGGCGCGATTTCAGAATTGGCCGAGCGATTCCCGGACGTTCGATTTGTGTACCCGGTTCACTTGAATCCGAATGTCTCCGGTCCTGTCCAAAAGGCATTGGGTCAGTTCGACAACGTGTTGTTGTTGCCGCCGCAGTCGTATCGTCCGTTTGTGGCTTTGATGCAGGCCTGCGAGTTGGTTCTGACTGACTCGGGCGGCGTGCAAGAGGAAGCACCTGGGCTGGGCAAGCCCGTGTTGGTGATGCGCGACACGACCGAACGTCCCGAAGGCGTGGACGCAGGCACGGTTCGCTTGGTTGGTCCGGTGCGGCAGAACATCGTCGATGGTGTCAGTGAGTTGCTCCGCGACCGCCAAGCCTATGACAAGATGGCGAGAGCCTCCAACCCTTACGGTGATGGCACCGCGTCGGAAAAAATCTTGGATGCGATCGCGCAGCACTACTGCTGAAGGGCTTGGGCAAGCTCGGTTTCATAAGCCCGGATCATTTGTTTGTAGTCTGCCAGAATCTTCTCGGGCACATCCACTTCTGCGGCGTCATCGACCAATGCCGCGACGACGTTGCTCACCGTGCTGGCGTTGATCTGTCGCTCGGTCAGCAAAACGGTTTGATCCGAACCGATCACCGCCGCGCTGCCGGGCCTCAGTCGCAACAACCCAAAGACATCGTCCAGGGCGTTCGCGTCCAGCACGGTGACGGCACCGGACCACGCCGACGCCAATTCTCGGCGAAAACCAGCGTCCTCGGTTGCCACGACCCAGCGAACCCGAGACAGATTGGATTGACGTGACTGGGTGATCGCGGCGGCAATCCAGCGTGGTTCAGTGGCGGAGACCGCTTCGTCTTGCGACAACCGGAACAGCACCACTTCGGATGTCGTGCCGCCAGAACGCAGCGTCCGCATCGCATCGTTCGGCAAGCGTCGGCCCAGGATGCTGGATGGGGGCGGCGGAGGAACGGGCACAAAACGCGAAACACGTTGAGGCGTGAACGGCGGTTGGAAATCGAAACGAGAGGAGTCTTCCTCGTCTGACGGGGGAGCAAACTCTGCTCTCCTGAATTCGAGGGTCAGCGAACTCTGCCTCGCATCCAAGCCTTCGATCAGCGGGAGCGGCAACTCCACACGCCGAATCACACTGACCGTGGGATCGACCCAGAAGACGTAGGACTTGCCTTCGGTTTCGGCCGCGATGCGTCGCATCTTTTGTCCCGCGAAGTTCGCGTCGGGCAACCACTTCAGCTCCGCGGTGGGTTCGAAGATCCCGGACATCGGATCGCCAGCGAACAGCCACTCCAGTTGTGGTGGTGGACCAGCCAAGCCTGCCGACAACTTGGACCGCAGGACTTCATCCGCTAGCACGCGATCCAGGTCCAGGCGTTGGTTCTCGGGCTGCTGCCAGGAATCCACCAGCATTTGCGAATCGAAGTGGCGTGTTTCGGGTTCATCGAACCACGCATTCAATTCGACCTGATTGGATTGCAACGTCGAGTTGGCACGCAGGCTAACCGAGTAGGCTTGCACGTCCAATTGCTTGCCAGTCCAACGCACGCGGAACGGCGCTCGCTGTTCTTGCCTTCCGCCTGAAAACAGCTCGGTTGACGCGTCCGCCATTGGGACCACCCGCAACACGACTTCGCTGGTGTCTTGGTAGTACGAGCTGCCGCGATAGCGAGCAAAGATTTGTCGCAGCCGGTCGCGTGGTTCTCCCCGAGCAATCACAAATTGTTGGGGCGTGGAGGCGGCTTCGTCCGTGGAGGAGGGCGACGGGGAACACCCGGCGGTCCATGCAGTGACCCCGGCGATGATGCCGCACGCAAAGATCCATTTCGCGAACTGTTGAGTCAAACCGTCACGCTTTCGTGTCGCTGAGTGAATCCATTCGAACGGCTTTGCACAGCAGCCGCTTCTCAGCCGCGGATCGGCCACACTTTCGGCAGATGAATTCCGCCGACCGAATTTGTTCCGCCAGCAAGGGCAGGGCGTGCGCGAGGGTGGATTTGTCCCATTTGCAAATCGACTTTTTGGGCAGTTTCGATTGAGTCAAACTGAGATCAGTGTTCGTAAGTTGGGATTTCGCGACCGTCGATGGAGGCGGCCGCGCGGTGAATGTCGATGTCTTGAGTGTACGTCAACATTTTCACCGATCCATCCACCATCGCCGCATTCCAGCCATGCGGGTGGGCACTGCCAAAGTCATGGCAGGCCAAACAGTTGTCCGGTTGATCCAGTCCCGGTTGGCGGGCACCGAACCGAACGTAGGAATGAGTGGTCGTCGGAATTCCGGTGTATCCGGCCAAGGGAGCTCGGTCGCCGTAGCAGTCTCCCGTCGTGTATTTCAGCGAATCCATGGCCTTTTCTCCGACCAAATACGTGTGGCTCAGGCCGTCAAACACCCGAGACAACCGCGTGCGGCCGCCGAGTCGCCAGACGCCGTCACGCTGACTCTCAATGATGCGGTCGTCCACTTCATTGACGGTCGCGGAACCTCCGCACATGGCGTAGTCGGTTCGTCCACCGGTTTCGCCATAACGGCTCAAATAGGGTTCCAGCAGCGGGTAGGCGTCGGCATCTCGCCGGGTCGGGCAGTGAAACGTTGAGACCGACGACTGAACATGTTGCTGGACCCGGTCAGTCGGCATGATCATCGAAGCGGCTCCGATTTGAGCCAATGGGGGTGCCAAGTCCGCTTGTTCCATCAGCGCCATCGCTTGGACCATCCAATTGCCGCCGTTGAATCGAGGGTCGGGCTGCCGACGATTGTCGAAATCGACCAGGTACGGCGGGACCTCGCCGGAGTAGCCTGGCAGGTCGCGAAAAATCGATTCGTAGTTTTGGCTGGCCAAGGCGATTTGTCGAATTCGATTGCGACACTTGGTCTGGCGTGCCGCCTCGCGAACGCTTTGAACCGCTGGCAGCAGAAGTGCGATCAGGACGCCAATGATGGCGATGACGACCAGCAATTCCACCAACGTGAATCCATGCCGTTTCACTGCTTCTTGCTCCGTCCTCACGGTCAAACCTCGATCACAGGGATGATTTGCGAGCCGGTTGTCGAACTCGGTGGAACCAGCTTTGAGCAATCGTGGGGAAGATCAAAGGCTTCAAAAATCATCCCCGCCAGGAACGGGCTTCGATTGGTTCCTCTTTTTTCGGAGCCAGCATCCCGCAGAGTCCGCCAGGTCCGGATATGCCGGTTGTGCGAATTTGCCCCCGGGTAACGGTCACGCGTGTTCGACCTGTTGATTCCACCCCGTGGTCACCGCTCGGTGTGCAGAAGATCCCGCGGACTCGTCGATACGCCGGATAGCTGGTCACCGTCGCCTGACTTTCGTGCATCGCAGGATGCCGAATTTCGATCTTCGAAGCGACACGTCTGGCACGGTTCGCAAGGACCGTGGGGATTCAAGGATGAACACCCCTCCGAAACACGCTGGGACTGCGATGGATCGCAACATGAAACCACGAATGCAGGCAGATCAGAACCACGTTGATCGATTCCGCAAGGATCGATCTCGTCGTGGTTTGCTGGTCCGACGTGTTTCGTTGGCAATCTTGATCGCATCGGTGAGCGTGTCGGCACAGGCAGGGGACGGCTCGACGTCTGGCCGAGTCTGGCAACCGCGACCGCTGGCATTGCCACCCACCTCCGCGACGGCTCCTGCCTGGAAACCACCGACGCCCCAGCCCACCGTGGTGGCGCCCTCGCCGCCACCCGTCACGATCATCATGACGGCCCCGGCACCACCCGCGGAAGAGCCACCAGCGATCACGCGGCGCCGCCAAGCCAACCGGGGCGGCAGTGCAACTGCTTCGCTGGGTCGATCGCAACAAACGTTCTCTCGACCGATGCCCGCTTCGGACCCAATCAACCATCACGCTCGGACAGCAGAACTGGCTCAGTCCGCGGTCGATCAGCTTCGCAGTGCCCACTTCGCTGCTCGGCGAGGTGCGTTCCATTCGGCGAAAGAATCCGCAACGCAGACGCTTCGGATCATTGCTTCCCTGCGAGATTCGCAAATGGGAGGCAACCTGCACACGTCTCAGCTTAACGAAGCGATCACTGCCATTCGTGAGTCGACCGATTTCACCGGACGTTATGGACCGGTCGACCAAGCCGCCCTGCAGCGATTGGTGGACGTGCACAAGACGCCGGCGCTGCACGGTGTGAACACATCCTCGTTGACCGCCGAACGCGCGATCGAGGCTTACCTCAACCACGCACGGCAGCGTTGGGTCGAGGCCACCGTGGGCGGACCGCTTGCGGCCGAAGCGACCCTGATTCTGGCGGACTTGGAAGCCGCAACGCTGACCCCGCAATCGTCGGATTTGACTGAGTCTCGCTCGCGTTTGCATGCCTCGGAACTGGCGTTGATGTATCGGCGTGCGGCGGTTGAAATTGGTCCCGACAATCCACAAGCCACGGCGGAGCTCGGGCGCAACTTGCTCCGTCGATCGATGCCCGCGATTGCCAAGGAGTTGTTGTTGTTGAGTGTGCAGCAGAAACCAACGCGACAAAGCGTCGAGGATTTGATGCGAGCGGCAAGCCAATCCGGAGACGCCCAGTTGGCCGCGGAATGCCAGCAGCAACTCGCGTCAACGAACCTGCCCAGCGAACTGCCCATTCAAGTTTTGTCGCCGACACAATTCTCGAAAACGAACCAGCAGTTTGCGGCGGCGAATTCAACCCCCACTCACTCACTCAGCAGTCAAGCTAGCGCGAGGGCAGGGCAGTCGGCTTACCCGCAAACGGCGTCTCGTCCAACCTCGCGGAACTCGGTCGGCCAAGGTCACTTGATCGTGCCAGCACAAAACGGTCGTTCGGTGCAATCGCGAATGGTTGATCCGTCGATGCCCGCCGCTCCTGCTCGTTCGACAACGCCCCGCAGCGGTCTGTTTTGGTAATGCAAGCCAACGCCCTCACCGTCCACCTGATTTCGATGGATCGTCCCATGAAACCAACTCGTCTTCGATCGGCGTTTCGTCGCGTTTGCCTGGCAACCGGACTGTTGTTGCCATTGGTCTTCGTGGGGGCCTTGTCCGCGCAGGAATTGGTCGCGCCGGGACAAGCGACGCCCGAAACCAACCCGCGTCCGACGGTGCTGGGGAGCAACACCGGCACGTTGCCCACCCCGTCGTTCGACATGGACAACCTGCCTGACAGTCCGCCGGTCAATGAAGATGAACTGCTGGAGGTCAACTCGCTGCGGGATTATCGGCAGCGTTTGGAAGAGCACAACTTGCGGGCCGAGCAAGCCAAGCTGGAAGCTCGTGCACGTTTCGAATCACGCTCTCGCGATTTGATTCCCGGGCTGCCGTCCCAACCCGCCCCGCCGGAACCGACCGCGACACGCAATGACACGTTGCCGGAGGCGGTCCCCGCACCCTCACCGGCCCAAACCTTGGCTCCGCCACCCGTGCCGCCTGCAGCGAAGGTTCCAACACCGAAGCTGCCATCAGCCCAGCAAGCAACGGACAAAGAGAAGCTGCTGGAACTGCCGCCACCACTGCGTCCTCGTCAGCCTCAAGCGGACCGAGCGGTTCCCCCACGCCCACAGCGATTGGGCGGCAGTGCACCGGCAACCAGCCAGGATGAATTGCCGGAGTTTCGTCCTGTTCCAACTCGCAATCGGCTTCAGCCATCGGAACGAACCGAGCCGACAGCGCCCAGCGATCCTTCCAAGCGTCTCGAAGCGTTGATGGAAGAGGACACCGCGGTGGAATCGTCCAGCGATCTGGAAGCCCCGCGGAAGTCACCCGCGCCGGAGGCTCGTTCGACTCGGCCTGTCGCTCCGCCGACGCCTCCCGTGAAACGCACAGAAGGAAGTCAACCAAAGCGTGAGCCGGAGCCGAGGGAGCCTGCAACGGAACCGGAACCTCGTTCGCGGTCGGTGATCGACACCGAGGCAATTGACTCGAAGCAATTTTCGACAAACTCAAGCCGCAGTGGATCCGCTCCAGCTCGCAACATGGGAACGCCTTCGTGGCCGGACTTGATGCAGGACGAAGTCACGCGTTGGCCCTTGCCCGCGTCGTTTGCGTCGCACGGCGGAGGCCCCTTGTCGGGTCACCCCAGTTCAGTCACCTGCTCGACGTGTGGTGGGTGCGTTGATCGCAATGGAGTTGGCGTCGAACGTCTGAGCAAGACCATTGGGCTTGGCACTGGAACCCATCCTGCCTGTCAGTGCTGGCGTTGTCCTCAAAGCATGCCATTCAATGTGGATGGACCCGGCAACTATCTCGGACCGGCACGCAGCACGCCGGTGCACGAGTATCGATTGCGTAGCGGCGACCAAGTTCAGTTGACGTTCTTGATCAAAACCGTTCGTTCGGTGGGTGCTTATCGTTTGGTTGTCGGTGACGAACTGCTGATCGAATCGGAAGCGGATGAAAAGCTGACCCGTGGAACGCTGGAACGTGGATTGGAAATCCAACCCGATGGAACGATCACGCTGCGGTTCATCGGTCAGATTCACGCTGCCGGACAAACCATCGATCAGCTTCGTGAATTGCTCAACGAACGCTACGAGGAGTACTACCCTGATCCGTCGATCGATGTGACTCCGGTCGCAACCGGCAACATCGCACGACAAATTCGGGAAGCCATCAGCGGCTCCGAAGGGTTCAACCCTCAGCAAACCGTGCAAACGATCACGCCCGAGGGAACGCTCCGCTTGCCTCGGCTGGGAGCGGTGCCGGCGCAAGGTCTGACGCTGAGCGAACTGAAGCGTGAAATCATCCTGCGATACGATTCGATGTCGGCTGGTTTGGACGTGGAAGTCGTTTTGGAACAACAGGCTCCCCATTACGTGTATGTCCTTGGCGAAGTCACCACACCGGGCCGATTCGAGATCGATGCACCGACGACCGTGCTCGGTGGAATCGCCTTGGGTGGCGGGTACGTGCCAGGGGCAAACCTGCGTCAGGTCGTGATTTTCCGTCGCGGTCCGAACTGGGAATTGCTGTCCACAATGCTGGACCTGCGTGGTGCGATGATGGGCAAGGACTCTCGCCCCGTCGACGAGATTTGGTTGCAAGATGGCGACGTGGTCATCGTCCCCCCCAGCCCGATTCGGTTGTTTGATCGCTTCGTCAGCCAAGTTTTCACCGAGGGCGTTTACGGGATCGTGCCCTTCAGCGGGTTTGGGTTCTCGTTTGGAGATGGGAACTGATCGGTTTTCGAAAGTTGCTCCGGCGACTATTCTTTCGGGTACTCCACTCGGAACACCTTCAACCGATTCCTGAGCCCACAGATGCATTACCAACCATTGCCGTTCGATCGCGAATTGATCGACCGAATCATCGAAGAAAACCCCACGCCATTTGTCCTGTATCACGAAGACGGGATCCGTGCACGGGCTCGCGAATTGACCGATGCGTTCGCCTGGAATGAAGGTTTTCAGCAGTATTTTGCTGTCAAAGCCACCCCGAACCCGCACATTGTCGCGATGATGGCCGAGGAAGGTGGCGGGGCCGATTGCAGCAGCGTGGCCGAGCTGATCACCTGCGAGCGTCTGGGCATCACCGGCCAAGACGTGATGTTCACGTCCAACAACACCACGATGGATGAGTTCGAGATCGCCAACAAGCTCGGCGCGATCATCAATCTCGACACCCCGCATCACATCGACCAAATCGCTCAATTGAGCCCCTTGCCGGAAATGGTTTCCTTCCGATTCAATCCGGGGCCAGAACGCCAAGGCAATGTGATCATCGGTGATCCCAAAGAAGCCAAGTTCGGCAGCACCCGCGAACAACTCATCGACGGGTACCGTCGCTGTGCCGAGCTCGGCATTTCGCGATTTGGGTTGCACGCGATGGTGGTCAGCAACGAACTGAATATCGAAGCGTTGTTGCAAACCGCTGAGATGTTGTTTGAACTCGCCGCCGAAATTCATCGCGAAACCGGCATCTCGGTTGAGTGCATCAACCTGGGTGGCGGAATCGGGGTGCCTTACCAGCCCGGCCAAGAACCCGTTGATCTGCCCGCCTTCGGGGATGGTGTTCGCAAGCTTTACGAATCGATCTTGGTTCCTGCAGGAATCGCTCCGGTGCGAATCCTGATGGAAAACGGTCGTGCGATGACCGGGCCGTTTGGCTATCTGATCACCAAGGTCATCAATCAAAAATCGTCCTACAAAGACTACGTCGGCGTGGACGCTTGCATGAGCAATTTGATGCGTCCGGGCATGTACGGGGCGTACCATTACATCACTGTGATGGGCAAGGAAGACCAGCCCGCTGATCGCACTGTGGATGTGGTCGGATCGCTCTGTGAGAACAACGACAAATTCGCCATCGATCGCAAGCTGCCTGCCACCGAAGTCGGTGACATCGCGGTCATCCACGATGCCGGTGCCCACGGCCACAGCATGGGATTTCAGTACAACGGTCGTCTTCGGTCCGCTGAGATCGTGTTCAACGACGCGGGTGAGTTTCGTGCGATTCGTCGCGCCGAGAACTTCGATGACTACTTCTGCACGGTGGACTTTGATTCCGTCAAAGTCGATCGCAAGCAGTCTGCCACCGTTGGCTAACCAACTCTTCGTCCGCCAGGCTTTCGAGCCCATCGACTGATTTCACCACCACCATTTCCGATTGAGACTCCATGCCCAAACTGACTGTCGAAAACGTTGGCACCTTTGATGTCCCTGCTGGCAAACGATTGATCAAAGCCTTGGTCGAAGAAGCGGGCACGGACCAATTGCACGCCTGCGGTGGCGTTTCCCGGTGCACCACGTGCCGGGTGGAATTCGTGGAAGGGGAACCGGAGCAGATCACAGCGGCGGAAAAAGAAACTCTCCGCGTTCGCGAAGTGACCGAACCCGGTGTTCGGCTCAGTTGCCAGATCAACTGCGATCAGGACATGACCGTTCGGGTGATCAGCCGGCTCGAAGGCAGCGGTCGCAAAGACCAAGGCGGCGCGGTCGCCGACGAGATCGAGCCCGCCCCCGAGTGGACCACGAAGTAGTTCACTGAAAAGTGGCGTTGGCTCGCGAAGCAGGTGCGCAGGCGTCTTCGGGTGTGTGAGCCATTCGGCGTTAGCCACGGTTCCATCGCACAACCGGGGCGATCGCTGGACCGCGAAATGTTTTCTGTTGTAGAGCGTATTCGTTTGCGCAAGTTTTCATCCCGGTAGGGATGTCAGATGGTAGCCGTCGGTAAGCGACAGCGCCACCGACGGACATGCAACCCGCGTCGCCACTCTCCATCCCGCCGTGGCCGATGGCCACGGCGGGATGGAGAGTTTTTTGGGTGGCTCCGTTTCCGGGGGTACGCTGCTACGCAGTAACCCCCGGCTACCATCTGAAACCCCTACCGGGATGAAGAACCAGAGGAGCCGGAATAA includes:
- a CDS encoding redoxin domain-containing protein, with the protein product MHRRLVCFAVVCLIGGNAWFPFANAATGRQSEGSDTSPIGEQVATFTLPNAYGKPVSLSDFEGKKCAAIVFLGTECPLAKLYGPRLNDLQEKFGDRGLQVIGINSNKQDSLTEMAAYVHRHEIAFPMLKDKGNVVADAMKAERTPEVFLIDADRVIRYHGRIDDQYGVGYARDKKTRSDLAIAVEELLAGKSITQPKTEAVGCHIGRTKEVAELGEITYTQHIAPIFNSRCVTCHRDGEIAPFTLTSYEDTQGWEDTILEVIGNNRMPPWSANPAHGEFANDARLSEEEKDLIEQWVDGGMPEGDPSDLPEPPVFITGWQIGEPDQVIPMRDKPFEVPAEGVVDYQRFVIDPGWDEDKFVIACEARPQNRAVVHHILVYVIPPGGRNVDLRKVLVGYAPGSTPVDLDDGVAIHAEAGSKLLFEMHYTPNGTAQSDLSYIGVKFTDKANVDRELEGAIAIETKFRIPPGEANHVVTAKHTVRRDIELLGMTPHMHLRGKAFRYTAHFPNGEEEILLDVPAYDFNWQMKYILKEPRKLPRGTVVHCRAVFDNSEYNLSNPDPSQTVGWGDQSWNEMMIGFMDMVKAD
- a CDS encoding SDR family NAD(P)-dependent oxidoreductase codes for the protein MPDSSSKTYLVTGCAGFIANEVASQLLADGHRVVGIDNVNDYYDVQLKEHRLEKLTSQGDAFTFVRGDIEDSSTLQKLFDDNSFDAVLNLAARAGVRYSMENPHVYMTTNAMGSLNLLDQMRRVGVKKYVLASTSSLYAGQPMPFVETLSVNTPISPYAASKKAAEAMAYSYHHLYDIDVSVCRYFTVYGPAGRPDMCIFRFIKWIDEGTPIELFGDGEQSRDFTYVSDIAAGTIAALQPVGYEVINLGGGGTPVSLNDIIGRLENLLGKKAKVEHKTFHKADVKITSADISKAKELIGWTPKVELNEGLAASVDWYRDNQPWSGELELP
- the wecB gene encoding non-hydrolyzing UDP-N-acetylglucosamine 2-epimerase, which codes for MKRPKIAVFFGTRPEAIKVAPVIKRLATDDRFKLLSVSTGQHREMLDQVIDIFDLPVHHDLGVMTPGQTLAGLSSKLIASIDQILEAEQPDFALVQGDTTTVLMASLACFYRRIPTGHIEAGLRTGNLASPFPEEANRVLASPISTLHFAPTSVSEANLLRERIDPAKIFVTGNTVIDALHLEVQQQSNPDVAAKIDEELGAVLPSDWRDKRFVLITGHRRENFGGGFDEICGAISELAERFPDVRFVYPVHLNPNVSGPVQKALGQFDNVLLLPPQSYRPFVALMQACELVLTDSGGVQEEAPGLGKPVLVMRDTTERPEGVDAGTVRLVGPVRQNIVDGVSELLRDRQAYDKMARASNPYGDGTASEKILDAIAQHYC
- a CDS encoding DUF1559 domain-containing protein, translated to MKRHGFTLVELLVVIAIIGVLIALLLPAVQSVREAARQTKCRNRIRQIALASQNYESIFRDLPGYSGEVPPYLVDFDNRRQPDPRFNGGNWMVQAMALMEQADLAPPLAQIGAASMIMPTDRVQQHVQSSVSTFHCPTRRDADAYPLLEPYLSRYGETGGRTDYAMCGGSATVNEVDDRIIESQRDGVWRLGGRTRLSRVFDGLSHTYLVGEKAMDSLKYTTGDCYGDRAPLAGYTGIPTTTHSYVRFGARQPGLDQPDNCLACHDFGSAHPHGWNAAMVDGSVKMLTYTQDIDIHRAAASIDGREIPTYEH
- a CDS encoding tetratricopeptide repeat protein — translated: MNTPPKHAGTAMDRNMKPRMQADQNHVDRFRKDRSRRGLLVRRVSLAILIASVSVSAQAGDGSTSGRVWQPRPLALPPTSATAPAWKPPTPQPTVVAPSPPPVTIIMTAPAPPAEEPPAITRRRQANRGGSATASLGRSQQTFSRPMPASDPINHHARTAELAQSAVDQLRSAHFAARRGAFHSAKESATQTLRIIASLRDSQMGGNLHTSQLNEAITAIRESTDFTGRYGPVDQAALQRLVDVHKTPALHGVNTSSLTAERAIEAYLNHARQRWVEATVGGPLAAEATLILADLEAATLTPQSSDLTESRSRLHASELALMYRRAAVEIGPDNPQATAELGRNLLRRSMPAIAKELLLLSVQQKPTRQSVEDLMRAASQSGDAQLAAECQQQLASTNLPSELPIQVLSPTQFSKTNQQFAAANSTPTHSLSSQASARAGQSAYPQTASRPTSRNSVGQGHLIVPAQNGRSVQSRMVDPSMPAAPARSTTPRSGLFW